One Pyrus communis chromosome 4, drPyrComm1.1, whole genome shotgun sequence genomic region harbors:
- the LOC137732457 gene encoding agamous-like MADS-box protein MADS2 produces the protein MGRGKVELKRIENKINRQVTFAKRRKGLLKKAYELSVLCDAEVALIVFSTRGKLSEFSSGPSLAKTLERYQRCTYGELGASQSAEDEQSRYQDYLKLKTKVEALQRTQRHLLGEDLVHLGMKELQQLENQLDMSLKKIRCTKTQFMHVQISELQRKEEMLLEANTGLRRKLEESTAGLQRSWNSNHQAAQLEGFPGHLQFNNTLQIGYSTPAVTNDEVNVATSSEQSRRGFIPGWML, from the exons ATGGGAAGAGGGAAGGTGGAGCTGAAGAGGATCGAGAATAAGATAAATCGACAGGTAACATTTGCAAAAAGAAGGAAAGGGCTGCTAAAGAAGGCGTACGAGCTCTCAGTTCTTTGTGATGCTGAGGTTGCTCTCATCGTCTTCTCCACCCGTGGAAAGCTCTCTGAGTTCTCCAGCGGCCCTAG CTTGGCGAAGACGCTTGAGAGGTATCAAAGATGCACTTATGGAGAACTGGGAGCAAGTCAATCTGCTGAGGACGAACAG AGTAGATACCAAGACTACTTGAAGCTAAAAACGAAAGTAGAGGCCCTACAACGCACGCAGAG ACATCTTCTTGGGGAAGATTTGGTTCATTTAGGCATGAAGGAGCTTCAGCAGCTTGAGAATCAACTCGATATGTCATTGAAGAAAATCAGGTGCACTAAG ACCCAATTTATGCATGTTCAGATTTCTGAGCTTCAGAGGAAA GAAGAAATGCTGCTGGAAGCAAACACTGGACTGAGAAGGAAG TTGGAAGAAAGTACTGCTGGCCTTCAACGATCATGGAATAGCAATCACCAGGCTGCTCAATTAGAGGGATTCCCTGGGCATTTGCAATTCAACAATACATTGCAGATCGG CTACAGTACTCCAGCAGTAACAAATGATGAGGTGAATGTAGCAACGTCCTCGGAACAAAGTCGTCGGGGATTCATCCCTGGTTGGATGCTCTGA
- the LOC137732221 gene encoding protein BIG GRAIN 1-like E — protein MSIISTGVLSADPGADKIHKKSFHHRNDSGELDVFEAARYFSGYIEAPSSHNNNNNNNNSNSNTSAFSQRMMKEDRSSWRGGRISLDMPIRHMLHHPQQNPNHRNHVVVEKQNNIKDKKYKQPSSPGGRLASFLNSLFNQSASKKKKSKSSATQSMKDEEESPGGRRRRRSSISHFRSSSTTDAKSLYSSSSSGFRTPPPYSHVQTAASKSYKDLRSYSDNHKQQYQQQQQQAVSLSKYNTNFDEKRSSNKELTWLDHEKFKLSEKYKISSELDHKGLLKRLSEVVDDEEEDEGAESDSSSDLFELQNYDLGFYSSGLPVYETTNVDNIKIRSGTPISNASS, from the coding sequence ATGTCTATTATTAGTACAGGGGTGCTCTCGGCAGACCCTGGAGCTGATAAGATACACAAGAAATCGTTCCACCACAGGAACGACTCCGGGGAGCTCGATGTTTTCGAAGCTGCAAGGTACTTCTCAGGATACATTGAAGCTCCCAGCAGccataacaacaacaacaacaacaacaacagcaacagCAACACTTCGGCATTTTCGCAGAGGATGATGAAAGAAGACAGATCGTCATGGAGAGGAGGCAGAATCAGCCTTGATATGCCTATAAGACACATGCTCCATCATCCTCAGCAAAACCCTAATCACCGTAACCACGTGGTGGTGGAAAAGCAAAACAACATCAAAGACAAGAAATACAAGCAGCCGAGCTCTCCAGGCGGGAGACTAGCCAGCTTCTTAAATTCTCTATTCAACCAATCAgcatccaagaagaagaagtcaAAATCCAGCGCCACGCAGTCCATGAAAGACGAGGAAGAGAGCCCAGGTGGAAgacggaggaggaggagcagcATTAGTCATTTTCGAAGCTCGAGCACCACGGATGCCAAGTCCCTGTATTCCTCATCGAGTTCAGGGTTTCGAACACCTCCTCCTTATAGCCATGTACAAACGGCAGCCTCCAAGAGCTACAAAGATTTGAGAAGCTATTCGGATAATCACAAGCAGCAAtatcaacagcagcagcagcaagcgGTTTCTTTATCGAAGTACAATACGAACTTCGATGAGAAAAGATCATCAAACAAAGAACTGACTTGGTTGGATCATGAGAAGTTCAAATTATCGGAGAAGTATAAGATTAGTTCCGAGCTAGATCACAAGGGTTTGCTCAAAAGGCTAAGTGAGGTTGTTGACGACGAGGAGGAAGATGAAGGTGCAGAGAGTGATTCGAGCTCTGATCTTTTCGAGCTGCAGAATTATGACCTGGGTTTTTACTCGAGCGGCTTGCCTGTGTACGAAACTACAAATGTGGACAACATCAAGATCAGATCAGGAACACCAATTTCCAATGCTTcgtcctaa